The genomic interval tgctgggattacaagcatgagccactgtacatggccttaatttttctacttttagtagagacagggtcttgctcttgctcaggctggcatgTAACTATTCTTAGTTGCCCAAGGACTGATTAGGGTAGAGCAAAGAGAATGTACAGTTAATCCCAAAAAGGACCATTGTGTACAGTTGTATAAGATGTGCATTGCACAAAGGCATCGGGCTAAGAAGGCAATTGGAAGCTGAAACTAAGCCTGCACACCACTTACTAAGCCATGGGCCCCTGGTTTGGGGCACCATTTTGTACATTATGTTTATAGAGGCCCAGCCCTACAACAATCCTAACCGCTACCTCCTGAAACCCCATTAAGCCCAGAGATATGGCCCTGCAAGACTCTAAAGAGCATGACACCCTTAtcattttctaccttttaaaGTTCCCCATCTCCCTCCCATACAAGTACAAGGGAGAAGCcaaagtctcagaaaaaaaatcacattttattgatcaattttatttacaattataaaaatagatataaataaaaatagcagaatGTCGTTATTAAATATTCAGTGTATAGGAGTGGTCCTCACCCCACCCAGTGAGGATTGGATGAATTAGGCTGAAAGGTAAAAAGGGATAACTGGCCAAGAAAGGAACGTCTGTGTAACAATGAGCCATTCAGTGCTGGTCACAGGTCATGCCCCAGAATAAAACGTTCACAGGCACCATCACGTGGAGGACCCCAGAGGCCCCAGGAGTGACCCATAACATCTCCAGACAGACCATACtatgtgacatcacagttcagtTTAGGGAAATATCTAGACTTGCAATCAGATACCAGCTCTTACACTCACAGCCTGTGCACAAgtgtgcaaacacacacatgtacataatATTTCCTCATATCAATACATTCATGGCGTGTCAGAGCCACTCCGTCAAGTCATTAGTGTCTCTGCTCCCCAAACTGCTGTTCTCACATTGGTCAAGCTCCCTTCAGAGACTTCAGCTGTTACACTTCCTAATTGGGAAATTATTCATTTCTCAACAATGGGCCTCCTGAATGCCCATTGTTAGGGGAGCTGACTCTCCTTCCACCCATGCACAAGAGATGCCATTTTTAGCCGCTGAAGGCTTTAGTCTAGAAAAAGACAAACTACTGGTCAGTACCATCCTGAGTCAGGACCACCTCTCCATCCTGGCCGGGAGGTCTGAGTGCCTGCACCCAGGCCTGTGACTGAGGGTAAAGCTATTGTCTGTCGCTCACCCTGGTGGGCAACGCAAGCAAAACCATCTCTGCAGAGCCTATCTTCCCCAGTCTATTCTTACAGCTGACGGAGATGACCCTACTGCAAAAATGACGGTCAGCGAGGGAGTAGGTGGTGCCCTGATGCCTCCCTCGTCTCCCTGGGAGCCCTCAGAGGCCATTTTCTTTCCCCATGTGAGTACGGATCCAGGGCAGGAAGCGGGAGACCCTTGTGTAAACGCCTGGCTTGTCCTTCAAGGCACATCCACGGCCCCAGCTCACAATCCCAGTCAGAGTCAGGCGGCCTTGGGTAGAGCAGACGAGGGGGCCCCCTGAGTCTCCCTGGAAAACCAAAGACACAAAAAATGAGCCCTTGAAGAAGTGAGGAGGGACCCTTTAGACCCCATCACCCTAACTgtgcctgagagagagagaggggagagtgtCCTAGAGTCAATAACCTCACGTGCTGCCTGTTTCCTACTACACCAAGTTTAAAATCCTCTGGTGGCCTTCAAAGCCTGTTATCTGCCACTGTTGCATTTATGCTCCCAGGCCCCACTTGTCCTCCTCACCCTGGACTTTGTCAGGCTCCTTCtccattttgtatatttcttttctctctccttcctccctctctcccttcctccctccctcccttcctccttccctttttccttccctccctttctccctccttcccttctttcctctttctctttctttatctttttgagacagggtctcactctgttgccctggctagaatgctatggcatcatcagagctcacagcaacttcaacaacctcaaactcttgggctcaagcgatcctcttgcctcagcctcctgagtagctgggactacaggcacccaccacaacgcctggctagtttctctatttttagtagagacagggtctcactcttgctcaagctggtctcgaacactgagctcaagcaatccacctatctcagcctcccagagtgctgggttacaggtgtgagccattgagcCCTGGCTCTTTCTACGGTCTTAGTACCAGACAGTCTAAAGTCCCTAGCACAGAGCTGGGCTTGTGACAATGTTTGGCAAACATATAAGAAATGGTTTAAAAATCCTGAAGGTCTGAGCTCCTGATTATGGTGGGTTGGGGCTTTGGCTGAAGAGAGACTCCCCAGAGCTGGCAGGGACGAGCTCTGTAGCTCTGTGGAGATttgggggtgagggaaagagaTGCTTCGAAGGCTCACCTGGCAAGAATCTGTTTCCCACTGTGGGTCAGAGGCACATAGCATTTTGGTAGTGACTTCAGAGGCATAGTAGTGGGGCTGCTGGCACTCCTGGTGGGAAACCAGCTTCACAACAGTCATTTTCAGCTGCTCTGAATAGCGATAGTCATCTAGgtagaggaaagagggaggaatcTCTGTTAAGATATGTCTGTCCACTGGGGTGCTCTGCCAGGAGGAGAACGAAAGTGTCTCTACCAGGGAAAGCCCTTATTCTTTTCCATCCAAATCTGAACCTTTACCCCAGTGATAGACCCTCACCCCCATCTACTCACCCTCATGGCCCATTCTCCCCAAACAACACTCCCACTCTACCCAGGCCCATCTGCTACCTCCATAAAGCTCTCATCTCTGACTCCACAGTCTTCCCTTAATCATGCTGGGCCCACTTCTGGGTCACAATGCTCCCCTAGAACCCTCTCAGTCAACCCCCAAATGTCACTTACTGGAACTCTCTTTTCCAAAGCCAGTGATCTCGCAGCTTGTGCCAAAATTAGCATCACCATACATTGGGGGCAGGCAGATGGTCTGTATAGACCGGGATGGCTGTGCACACTGGCCCTCACTGGAACGGATCTTCAGCAAGGCTAGAGGAGGACAGAGGGTCAGAGGGGAAAGACCACCACCTAGTCAGGTGGCACCCATCTCTTCCCTCCAAACTCTGAGGGAGTGGTCTATGTCTATTCCTAGGTCAGTTATAGTCAGAGAGAGTTGTCAATCGGAAGCCTCACAGGCTCCAAGGGCTTTGTTCCAACTACTGACGAAGGCCTGGACTGCCACATACAGCCGGGGCTGCCATATACAGCCATACAGATTGTTTCCTGCAAAAAGCCTCTGCTGAAGTACCTGGGCTGAAATGCAGCCCAAGCCTCTCTTCTCCGGGTTCTATACCCTGGTACTGACAGGGGCTGCATCCAACAGAAGGAATGTCTTCTAATTCACATAAATGAGGCCTTCCCAGCCAATGCCACACACCTACAGGGCTGTTTCCACTCAGAAGAGGCTACCTGTTTGCCATATTCAGGGTCTCTACAGAGAAGCACCAGGCCCCTCATATATTGCACTACAAACTCTTCCCTGCCACTCGCCCTGCTGCATAAAGCAGGGACCTAAAGTTTcccaacagcctcaaactcttcttGGGTCTCCCCTTGGTCTCCTCTTTCCCCAAGCCATCATGGAGGTGGTCAGGGTTTCCTACTCACCAATATCATTATGGTGAGCGAGTGTCTCAGCGCTATAGTCCTCGTGCAGGATGAGCTGTTCCACCTCAAACTTCATCTCCCCAGGCGTATTGGAGTTAAGATTTGACCGACCCAGGTAGACAATGTAGTCATCCTTCTGTGGGTAATTACTGTGGGAGGTGAGACCCATCAGACAGCCCATTCTCATGGAATTCTgtcacttcctcctccccagtTTAGAAGCCTCAAAGCATAATTTGTTCCCAAGTCATGGGACACAAGGGAGAGGGGCTGATGAGGGAGAATTGAGATGGAATCCTTTgctggggaggagaaagggatggggcaggagggacagagagaagagacaaAAGAACGTACATGAAGCAGTGTGTGGCACTAACCACCCAGCAAGGACTGatgaggctgcccccacacacgTAAGTGACAGAGCCTCCCCGGTGCCTCTTATAGATGGCTGCAAACCAGGGCTGGTTCTCAATGGTGGTGAATTCTCCCCCAACAATCTTAAAGCGGGGCCTCAGAGCCTTCTGGCCACACTGAAACTCTAATTTTTCTGGAGGAGAGAAGGGCCTTTTACCtggaggataaaaaaaaaaagagtgtcttGGGGAGGCAGGTGGGATAAAGCATCCCTCTCAGGCAGCATCCCTCTTCATCCCCCTTCCACCGTACTGTCCCTGCCAGGTTAGTGACACTCACCAACAGAGCAGTCAGGCACCATGCACTCTTGGACGATCTGTTTTAGGCCAACCTGCACATAACACCAGGGCCGCCTCTGGTTGTCTGGGTTCCTGGCAACACAGAGGAGTAGGTAGGGAATGTCATTCCAGCCCGGAAGGCCTTCCCTGCATCCTCCCTTCCAGGGATGATTCCACCAGAGGCTCTGCTTTTCTCATGCTATATCCAGCCCTCTGGGAGCAGAAGGAGATGGTAACAGGGTTTTTGTGAGGTATGGGGAGGGTTCTTGGTCCTTGCGCCCCCACCTCACCTGCAGTAATTGTGTTTCCCCAGGCCCAGCTGAAGGGCATCAGGCCtgtgggcatggtatgttttcagAAGGACAGTGGCAGAGTTCCAGGCCAGGCAGGACCGGCCCATGACATCAGTGTTGGCCTTTCCTCGGTAAGAGTGACCATTCCCCTGATAGCAGGTTTTTGCTGTATCTGTGGAAGGACATTAGAATGAGAGAAtattagaaagagaagaaagttcAGAGAGGCATTTTACAGAGAGCATGACTTCAGACCTGGCAGAGGACACTGGAAAGGGTCTCCTTCCATCCCACCTCACATATGTGCAACCACTGCTTCATGAAATAGTGTACATGTTTTTATCTTTGACAGTGTATATCACATAGGGATGAAGATGTCACCCAGCCCACCTGCAGCTCCTCATTCCTGCTACTCTTGTATCCCATGCATCTCTCACTGCCCTGAAATCTCTGGCGCCTCCACCTTCCCCATGAGAGTCAGGATCTCCATACCTATCTCACAGTGCTCCCCTTGGAATTTCTTCGGGCAGATGCATCCGCGAATGTTGGAGAAGTGCTTGTAGCTCACACATGTTCCTCCATTCAGACAACCACAGTTTGCTGGAGAGCACAAAGGTGGGTTAAGcaaggagctgggggtggggagaggagccACTCCTGGGGGGCTCCTCCCCCAAGGCTTTTCCAAGATGTTTGTGCCACCAACTGTGGTGCAAGGGACAGATACTTACATGCATCAGACTGTCCTTGAAGTTCACGGCTGCCCTGGAAGAGATTGGGAGAGGCGGGTCACCAaaggtctcaagctcctgggattacagggatgaagATAATAAACTGGCCAGAATTCCCAAACCCACTCTTCCTTCCAGCTCCCTCTCTCCTCACCCTGTT from Nycticebus coucang isolate mNycCou1 chromosome 3, mNycCou1.pri, whole genome shotgun sequence carries:
- the PLAU gene encoding urokinase-type plasminogen activator, which codes for MRVPLAFVLLCVLVVSDSKGSRELQGQSDASNCGCLNGGTCVSYKHFSNIRGCICPKKFQGEHCEIDTAKTCYQGNGHSYRGKANTDVMGRSCLAWNSATVLLKTYHAHRPDALQLGLGKHNYCRNPDNQRRPWCYVQVGLKQIVQECMVPDCSVGKRPFSPPEKLEFQCGQKALRPRFKIVGGEFTTIENQPWFAAIYKRHRGGSVTYVCGGSLISPCWVVSATHCFINYPQKDDYIVYLGRSNLNSNTPGEMKFEVEQLILHEDYSAETLAHHNDIALLKIRSSEGQCAQPSRSIQTICLPPMYGDANFGTSCEITGFGKESSNDYRYSEQLKMTVVKLVSHQECQQPHYYASEVTTKMLCASDPQWETDSCQGDSGGPLVCSTQGRLTLTGIVSWGRGCALKDKPGVYTRVSRFLPWIRTHMGKENGL